From a region of the Eublepharis macularius isolate TG4126 chromosome 7, MPM_Emac_v1.0, whole genome shotgun sequence genome:
- the CLUL1 gene encoding clusterin-like protein 1: MKSFLLLVIYLLWLRGQQGAPTKEEDTNVENLKVLSEVGEKYVDEEVKKALIGIKQMKILMERNEAKHMDLMKTLKKSSEEKEEALRLMSEVKERLEEEETTCQESLQHIWDECKSCLESNCMRFYTTCRRGLSSFTSKIQDFFRKMTPVSISMYETEGKEFQFNQKPEKEDVQLVQMENLFNQLLSDVGTLFEKSFMFFKQMQKEFDQSFQMYFMSNPDITDPYFLPTFTEDFMRNSGFPKEWGVQDLLQLVFDFSKTVIEGVSEMLTETFEGYTENEREMAEQIKDSDKSGMFSKIIPGHERAPCNKLRQNSSGCSQFHERCQKCQDTLMQVCPSVPELHVKFDDTFKLVNISAEQYQQILQMVQRHTEDTSYLLNKMKERFGWVSELSNRTIGPENIFNIVKVASDAKAGEASGLNETVVDVNILTSPTFTIKVPQELDTRSTEFIEYVAEKALQLYKKNF; encoded by the exons ATGAAATCTTTTCTGCTCCTTGTGATCTACTTATTATGGCTGAGGGGACAACAAGGTGCACCCACCAAGGAGGAAGACACAAATGTGGAAAACCTGAAAG TTTTATCGGAAGTTGGAGAGAAATATGTAGATGAAGAAGTAAAGAAAGCTCTGATTGGCATTAAGCAGATGAAAATTTTGATGGAAAGAAATGAAGCTAAACACATGGATCTGATGAAAACCTTAAAGAAAAGCAGTGAAGAAAAAGAG GAAGCTCTGAGACTTATGAGTGAAGTGAAAGAGAGactggaagaagaagaaacaacatgTCAGGAGTCTCTGCAGCATATATGGGATGAATGCAAATCTTGTCTAGAAAGTAATTGTATGAGATTTTATACAACTTGTCGACGTGGTCTATCTTCATTTACAAGTAAA ATTCAAGATTTTTTTAGAAAGATGACCCCAGTATCTATTTCTATGTatgaaactgaggggaaagaatTTCAGTTTAATCAGAAGCCTGAAAAAGAAGATGTCCAACTAGTACAAATGGAAAATTTGTTTAACCAACTGTTGTCTGATGTGGGTACATTGTTTGAAAAAAGCTTTATGTTTTTCAAACAGATGCAAAAAGAATTTGATCAGTCTTTTCAAATGTATTTTATGTCTAATCCAGACATAACAGACCCCTATTTTTTACCAACGTTCACTGAGGATTTTATGAGAAATAGTGGCTTCCCGAAAGAATGGGGGGTCCAAGATCTCCTTCAGCTTGTGTTTGATTTCAGCAAAACCGTCATAGAAGGTGTCAGTGAAATGCTTACCGAGACCTTTGAAGGATACACAGAGAATGAAAGAGAGATGGCCGAACAAATTAAGG ATTCTGACAAAAGTGGAATGTTCTCTAAGATCATACCAGGTCATGAGAGAGCTCCATGTAATAAACTGCGCCAGAATTCATCAGGTTGCTCTCAGTTTCATGAGAGATGCCAGAAATGTCAGGACACTCTGATGCAAG TCTGCCCCAGTGTCCCTGAGCTACATGTAAAGTTTGATGACACCTTTAAGCTGGTTAACATCTCAGCTGAACAGTATCAACAGATTCTCCAGATGGTCCAACGTCACACAGAAGATACATCCTATTTGctgaataaaatgaaagaaaggtTTGGATGGGTGTCTGAACTATCCAACAGAACCATTGGACCAGAAAATATTTTCAATATAGTAAAG GTGGCTTCTGATGCCAAGGCAGGTGAAGCTTCTGGTCTGAATGAAACTGTAGTAGATGTTAATATTTTGACTTCACCTACTTTCACAATTAAAGTTCCACAAGAATTAGACACAAGGAGCACTGAATTCATTGAATATGTAGCTGAGAAAGCTTTACAGCTTTACAAGAAGAATTTCTAG